Proteins from one Solenopsis invicta isolate M01_SB chromosome 11, UNIL_Sinv_3.0, whole genome shotgun sequence genomic window:
- the LOC105194703 gene encoding dedicator of cytokinesis protein 1 isoform X6: MDKMTMTWKRIEEHSGVDWYYGRSKFKGTCGIFPKSYIHILQKSTNTDNLVQEITNVLREWGHHWKHLYVTHSEHFRTMQQQILDAVGYRSKILSGTLTVDELKDMKRLATAKIDTGNQLLGLDMVVRDEHGNILNPMETSTIQLYYHHETAAERIRKACNDTKKKPYKPQVPVYSHIFFVSVRNFVCKMAEDVELLLTLYDGREMKAITENYVVSWSKEGLARDIDQLHNLRVLFTDLGSRDLTRDKVYLACYVIRIGGMEAKEPDHRRSSVTQANQTKTKSAESMRRPFGVAAMDISLFITGKLEGDVEQHHFIPFVQCCEKDSLDGTLRRIIAQKEASTQKHVNGNIANVTGGQGLWTSLKLLRGDPKQVRDENPHLVLGNVAIARKMGFPEVILPGDVRNDLYLTLISGEFSKGSKSTDKNVEVTVKVCNEHGIAIPGVMTLGGGASPIDEYRSVIYYHEDKPRWCETFKIAIPIEEFKQAHLKFTFKHRSSNEAKDKSEKPFALSYVRLMQRNGTTLQDIQHELLVYKLEQKKYEESDISYFKLPSTRGELAQLNMEKKPSLGSLTLSSKDSFLIATNICSTKLTQNVDLLGLLNWASHNTDLKESLAALMKVDGEEIVKFLQDVLDALFNILMSNSDSDVYDDMVFECLLYIIGLVSDRKYQHFQPVLDLYISESFSATLAYKKLISVLCKRIDSVSNGDGQERDLLLKTMKSLQYCMRFIVESRLLFTELNQDEEEFSQTLTDLLRSIVNLMSHETDGTLLVQGACLKYLPTTIPHLLRVYSGKQLSTILTDLLVTLPTGRLTKQKMMTVNDIVHSPLFLNVDCRAILLPRITILVRDLLEAKEEGLSSTPGKSVAKVARLLGENRHRLNQHRGYSEEVELCVKILSDILELTFRKDIGSTVSDVKEIMLTALRTIIQTVISMDRENPLVGNLVSVMLAIFRQMTQLHYEVYINHFGTRIDLLDFLMEILLVFKDLVSRSVFAGDWCEMIMLQNNIILNSLRYFSATIRDYFFTEFEHQAWSNFFHCAIAFLTQPALQLETFTSAKRNRIIKRYKDMRRATVFEIRSMWFNLGQHKILFVPGLVGAILEMALIPDTELRKATIPIFFDMMQCEYYSSRIVEGYGDTKRDPAHIKANFTEYENEMIAKLDILVEGGRGDEQFRTLWIDVMGSLCEKHSTMREQGLRFVDTIARLMERLLQYRDIIHAESQEHRMLCTVNLLEFYSEINRKEMYIRYVNKLCELHLECDNYTEAAYSLKLHSHLLAWSDQPLSPLLISHRYPLCQTHRELKEALYNDIIDYFDKGRMWECALAVCKELVSQYEEETFDYLQLSVLLRRMAKFYDCIVKQLRPEPEYFRVAYYGRGHPAFLQNKVFVYRGKEYERLSDFCTRTLNQLPNAEQMNKLSPPTTEMLESYHQYVQINKVEPLMDEKRHRLSGKPVTAEAVLRYHRVNDVQRFRFSRPAPRKEIIAANSDKEKEANTGTNNSNEFASLWLERTVLVTSYPLPGILRWFPVTSSETYLVSPLRNAIETMEATNTALRDLIIANKSDPSLPLNPLSMKLNGILDPAVMGGIDNYEKAFLNVEYKDSHPEDSSDLLKLEGLIAEQIPLLSVGLQLHKARAPTELAPFHQRLEQCFMSMRNQVEAKYGKRTCDLQIESLTQTVTMRRPPTSRGDNHCLSESNMNNSDCKTRYRVSSLTRSQVATFKSLASFNFNNNIPPSNAQSINLSRSNSMRSHILSTASLQKALGSPSSGTYKKKDSKRRSSRKSDSATVMKTDQPTSQWYTTTEISHGSIQQTASSVTSLISNLHSSHVFELRQENELLCTQLTPKRPLRSEAEKERRMSNRWSGHSHYLRNVNNGLESSGLGKGNRDSVGTTDSTASEDDPPPPLPIKMREADYCNLPDELSTNRCSTTLNNLNKSSGQCKNKLPTPTDDDLDDHSKPPTPPPKPKRQAHNLSKNTLASNDVENSLVEDSSTA, encoded by the exons ATGGATAAAATGACAATGACATGGAAACGGATTGAGGAACATTCAGGAGTAG ATTGGTATTATGGCCGCAGCAAGTTTAAGGGTACATGTGGAATTTTCCCAAAGTCCTATATACATATCCTACAGAAATCAACGAATACGGATAACTTAGTGCAGGAAATTACTAACGTCTTACGAGAATGGGGCCATCATTGGAAACATTTATATGTG ACTCATTCCGAGCATTTCCGGACGATGCAACAACAAATTCTGGATGCAGTTGGATACAGAAGCAAAATTTTGAGTGGTACCTTAACAGTAGACGAGTTGAAGGATATGAAAAGATTGGCAACGGCGAAAATAGACACTGGGAATCAATTGCTGGGCTTGGACATGGTGGTTCGAGACGAACATGGAAATATTCTGAATCCCATGGAGACGAGCACTATTCAGTTATACTACCATCACGAGACTGCTGCAGAAAGGATAAGAAAAGCGTGCAATGATACCAAGAAGAAGCCCTATAAGCCACAAGTACCTGTGTATTCACATATCTTCTTTGTCAGTGTGAGAAACTTCGTATGTAAGATGGCGGAGGATGTAGAACTGCTATTGACTTTGTACGACGGCAGAGAGATGAAAGCCATCACGGAGAATTACGTGGTATCGTGGAGCAAAGAAGGACTTGCAAGGGACATCGATCAGTTGCATAATCTTAGAGTATTGTTCACGGATCTTGGTTCTAGAGATTTGACAAGAGACAAAGTCTATTTAGCTTGTTACGTAATTAGAATAGGCGGTATGGAAGCCAAAGAACCAGACCACCGTCGCTCGAGTGTCACACAAGCCAATCAAACCAAAACTAAGAGCGCGGAGAGTATGAGGAGACCATTCGGTGTGGCCGCGATGGATATTAGCTTATTCATTACCGGCAAGCTTGAGGGTGATGTTGAGCAACATCACTTTATACCTTTTGTACA ATGTTGTGAGAAAGATAGCCTTGACGGCACGTTACGTAGAATTATTGCGCAGAAAGAGGCAAGTACCCAGAAACACGTCAACGGTAATATTGCCAATGTCACAGGTGGACAAGGATTGTGGACTAGTTTAAAATTGTTAAGGGGCGATCCGAAACAG GTGCGTGATGAAAATCCACATTTGGTACTCGGTAATGTTGCCATCGCGCGTAAAATGGGATTCCCAGAAGTTATCTTACCGGGTGACGTACGCAACGATCTGTACCTTACTTTAATTAGTGGTGAATTTAGCAAAGGCTCCAAATCTACGGACAAAAATGTGGAAGTAACG GTTAAAGTATGTAATGAACATGGTATAGCAATCCCCGGAGTTATGACATTAGGTGGCGGTGCGTCACCAATTGACGAGTACCGTAGCGTTATTTATTATCACGAGGACAAACCTAGATGGTGCGAAACGTTTAAGATTGCCATACCTATAGAAGAATTTAAGCAGGCCCACTTAAAGTTTACGTTTAAGCATCGTAGTTCTAATGAAGCAAAAGATAAGTCTGAAAAGCCATTTGCTTTAAGTTATGTTCGATTAATGCAGCGCAATGGAACGACTTTACAAGACATACAGCACGAATTGTTGGTTTACAAATTAGAACAGAAGAAGTACGAAGAGAGTGATATATCCTACTTCAAGTTGCCATCTACACGTGGAGAATTg GCTCAATTGAATATGGAGAAGAAGCCAAGTTTAGGATCGCTAACATTAAGCAGCAAAGATAGTTTCTTGATAGCGACCAATATTTGCTCAACTAAATTAACCCAGAATGTAGACTTACTAGGTTTACTTAATTGGGCGTCACACAATACAGACTTAAAAGAATCTTTAGCTGCTTTAATGAAGGTCGATGGAGAGGAAATAGTGAAGTTTTTACAG GATGTTTTGGAtgctttatttaatatcttaatgaGTAATTCAGACAGCGACGTATACGATGATATGGTCTTTGAGTgccttttatatattattggaCTTGTATCCGATAGAAAGTATCAGCATTTCCAACCAGtattagatttatatatttctgaaaGTTTTTCTGCAACTCTCgcatataagaaattaatttcggTATTGTGCAAGCGTATAGACAGCGTCAGCAACGGCGACGGTCAGGAACGAGATTTATTGCTTAAGACAATGAAAAGTCTGCAATACTGCATGAGATTTATTGTCGAATCTCGTCTTTTATTTACTGA gttAAATCAGGATGAAGAAGAATTCTCACAAACCTTGACTGATCTATTACGATCTATCGTTAATCTCATGAGTCATGAAACAGATGGTACTCTGTTGGTTCAAGGAGCCTGTCTCAAGTATCTACCAACAACGATACCTCATTTATTAAGAGTTTATAGTGGCAAGCAATTGAGTACAATTTTAACGGATTTACTTGTGACTCTACCAACAGGTAGATTAACCAAACAAAAAATGATGACAGTAAACGACATCGTCCACAGTCcgctttttttaaatgtggACTGTAGAGCGATTTTATTACCAAGAATCACTATACTTGTGAGGGACTTGTTGGAAGCCAAAGAGGAG GGGCTATCCAGTACGCCTGGAAAGAGCGTGGCGAAGGTAGCCAGGTTGCTCGGCGAAAATCGGCATCGACTCAACCAACACCGCGGCTACTCCGAAGAG gTGGAATTATGCGTCAAGATATTATCTGACATCCTGGAACTGACTTTTAGAAAAGATATAGGTAGCACAGTTTCAGATGTTAAAGAGATAATGTTGACGGCCTTGCGTACTATTATACAGACAGTTATTTCAATGGATAGAGAAAATCCCTTAGTTGGAAACTTAGTTTCAGTAATGTTGGCGATATTCAG acaAATGACACAGCTCCATTATGAAGTGTATATTAATCATTTTGGAACAAGAATTGATTTACTTGATTTTCTTATGGAGATATTATTAGTCTTTAAAGATCTGGTTTCTAGAAGCGTATTTGCGGGGGATTGGTGTGAAATGATCATGcttcaaaataacattattttgaattctttGCGTTATTTCTCAGCCACGATTAGAGATTATTTTTTCACCGAATTTGAGCATCAAGCGTGGTCAAATTTCTTTCATTGCGCTATTGCGTTCTTAACTCAACCTGCCCTACAATTGGAAACATTTACATCAGCAAAACGAAATCGTATTATTAAACGTTATAAAGATATGCGCAG AGCAACCGTGTTCGAAATTAGATCTATGTGGTTTAACTTAGGCCAACACAAAATACTGTTTGTACCCGGTTTAGTTGGTGCCATCCTTGAAATGGCATTGATACCTGATACTGAATTAAGAAAGGCTACTATACCTATCTTTTTCGACATGATGCAATGCGAGTACTATAGTTCACGTATAGTGGAGGGATATGGGGACACTAAACGCGATCCTGCTCATATCAAAGCTAATTTTACAGAATATGAAAATGAAATGATTGCAAAATTGGATATTTtg GTCGAAGGAGGCAGAGGTGATGAACAATTTCGTACACTTTGGATTGACGTTATGGGTTCTTTATGCGAGAAACATTCTACAATGCGAGAGCAAGGCTTACGTTTTGTAGACACTATAGCTCGACTTATGGAACGCTTATTACAATATCGCGATATTATTCACGCAGAATCCCAAGAACATCGCATGCTTTGTACTGTGAATTTATTGGAATTCTATTCTGAAATTAATAGAAAGGAAATGTATATCag ATATGTGAACAAGCTGTGTGAATTACATCTAGAATGCGATAATTATACAGAAGCAGCTTATTCTCTAAAGCTCCACAGTCATTTGTTAGCTTGGAGTGATCAGCCTTTGTCACCTTTGTTAATATCCCATAG GTATCCATTATGTCAAACACACCGTGAATTGAAAGAAGCGTTGTACAATGATATcattgattattttgataaaggAAGAATGTGGGAATGTGCTCTTGCCGTTTGTAAAGAACTAGTTTCGCAATATGAAGAAGAAACATTCGATTACTTGCAATTGTCCGTACTATTAAGACGTATGGCGAAATTTTATGATTGCATAGTGAAACAGTTAAGACCTGAACCAGAATATTTCAGAGTCGCGTATTACGGTAGAGGACACCCCGCTTTTCTTCAAAACAAA GTGTTTGTGTATCGAGGAAAAGAATATGAACGACTTAGTGATTTTTGTACTAGAACACTGAATCAGTTACCGAATGCTGaacaaatgaataaattgtCGCCACCCACCACAGAGATGCTGGAATCATATCATCAGTACGTACAAATCAATAAGGTAGAACCACTGATGGATGAGAAAAGGCATCGTTTAAGCGGTAAACCCGTTACTGCGGAAGCAGTTTTAAG ATATCATCGTGTAAATGATGTGCAGCGCTTCAGATTTTCAAGACCCGCTCCGAGAAAGGAAATTATTGCGGCAAATAGCGATAAGGAAAAGGAAGCAAATACCGGCACTAATAATAGCAACGAGTTCGCCTCTTTATGGTTGGAAAGAACGGTACTCGTTACAAGCTATCCGTTGCCGGGAATTCTTCGATGGTTCCCTGTGACGTCTAGCGAGACATATTTAGTCAGCCCCTTGAGGAATGCGATTGAAACTATGGAAGCTACAAATACAGCACTGAGGGATCTCATTATTGCTAACAa AAGTGATCCCAGTCTTCCATTGAATCCTTTGAGCATGAAATTGAATGGTATATTGGATCCAGCTGTGATGGGTGGTATCGATAACTACGAAAAGGCTTTCCTCAATGTAGAATACAAAGATAGTCATCCAGAAGACAGTTCGGATCTTTTAAAGTTAGAGGGGCTTATTGCAGAGCAAATACCTCTACTTAGTGTAGGTCTACAATTACATAAAGCACGAGCACCTACTGAGTTGGCGCCATTTCATCAACGTTTAGAACAATGTTTCATGTCGATGCGTAATCAAGTGGAGGCTAAATATGGAAAAAGA ACCTGCGATTTGCAAATTGAAAGCCTAACGCAAACCGTAACAATGCGAAGACCACCAACCTCGAGAGGAGATAATCACTGCCTGTCCGAGTCAAATATGAATAATTCAGA CTGTAAAACTCGCTACAGGGTATCCTCACTTACAAGATCCCAAGTTGCAACGTTCAAGTCGCTTGCATCGTTCAATTTTAACAACAACATACCTCCGAGTAATGCTCAAAGCATCAATTTGTCAAG AAGCAACTCGATGCGTTCGCACATCTTGTCGACGGCCTCTTTGCAAAAAGCATTAGGAAGTCCAAGTTCAGGCACGTACAAGAAAAAGGATTCGAAACGTAGAAGCTCACGAAAAAGTGACTCTGCCACAGTGATGAAAACTGATCAACCGACCAGCCAGTGGTATACCACGACCGAAATATCCCACGGTTCTATTCAGCAAACAGCATCATCTGTTACGTCATTAATATCTAATTTACACTCATCACATGTATTTGAGCTTCGACAAGAG AACGAACTTCTTTGCACACAGCTCACGCCAAAACGTCCCTTGAGATCGGAAgcggagaaagaaagaagaatgagTAATCGTTGGTCCGGCCACTCTCACTACCTAAGAAACGTCAACAATGGACTAGAATCAAGTGGTTTAGGGAAGGGAAACAGAGATAGCGTCGGTACAACCGACAGTACAGCATCCGAGGATGATCCACCACCACCTCTACCGATTAAAATGCGCGAGGCCGATTATTGCAATCTTCCAGACGAACTGTCCACCAATCGATGTTCAACTACTTTAAATAATCTAAACAAGTCTTCGGGACAGTGTAAAAATAAGTTGCCAACGCCTACCGATGATGATCTGGATGATCATTCTAAACCGCCAACACCTCCACCAAAACCGAAAAGACAGGCTCACAATTTGAGCAAGAACACGCTTGCCTCAAACGACGTCGAAAACTCGCTTGTCGAAGATTCATCAACTGCATAA